The genomic DNA CTCGCTCGCCAGGTGGGCGTGCCCTACATCGTCGTGTTCATGAACAAGGTGGACATGGTCGACGACGAGGAGCTGCTGGAACTGGTGGAGATGGAAGTGCGCGAGCTGCTCAGCAAGTACGAGTTTCCCGGCGATGACCTGCCGGTGATCAAGGGCAGCGCCCTGCAGGCGCTGGAAGCGCTGCAGGCCAACCCCAAGACCAGCCGCGGCGAGAACCAGTGGGTCGACCGCATCTGGGAACTGCTGGACGCCATCGACAGCTACATCCCCACCCCCGAGCGCGACACCGACAAGACCTTCCTGATGCCCGTCGAGGACGTGTTCACCATCACCGGCCGCGGCACCGTGGCCACCGGCCGCGTGGAGCGTGGCGTGGTGAAGGTGCAGGACGAGGTGGAGATCATCGGGCTGCGCGATACCAAGAAGACCACGGTGACGGGCATCGAGATGCACCGCAAGCTGCTGGATCAGGGCATGGCGGGCGACAACGTGGGGGTGCTGCTGCGCGGCGTGGCCCGTGATGACGTGGAGCGCGGCCAGGTACTGGCCAAGCCGGGCAGCATCAAGCCGCACACCAAGTTCGAGGCCAGCGTGTACGTGCTGTCCAAGGATGAGGGTGGACGTCACTCGGCGTTCTTCGGCGGGTACCGTCCGCAGTTCTACTTCCGCACCACTGATGTGACGGGTGTGGTGGAGCTGGCCGAGGGCGTGGAGATGGTGATGCCCGGTGACAACGTGACCTTCACCGTCGAGCTGATCAAGCCCATCGCCATGGAAGAGGGCCTGCGCTTCGCCATCCGCGAGGGCGGCCGTACCGTCGGCGCGGGCGTCGTCACGAAAGTGTTGGAGTAAATTCCAGCAGCCATAAGCAGGGGGGCCACATGGTCCCCCTTGTCTTTGTTGTCCTGTGGGTGGACACCCGCCCCCCGACTCCCTATAATCCGAATGTTGCCCGCCTCAAGGCGGGCTTTTACCAGCGACTCGCCGGGAAGGCGGGGGCTGGGAGCGCGGGCCTCGAAGGCCGATGGCCCAAAGGCCGCGCGAAAGGAGCAGCAACATGGCGAAGGACGGACCGCGCATCATCGTGAAGATGGAAAGCACCGCTGGCACGGGCTTCTACTACACGACCACCAAGAACCGCCGCAACACGCAGGCCAAGATGGAACTGCGGAAGTACGACCCCGTGGCGAAAAAGCACGTCGTGTTCAAGGAGAAGAAGGTCTGATTTCTGGTCGGGTCCTAGTGGCCCGGCTGCATGATCAGTCCCCTTCTCTTTTGCAAGTCATGACGGGCAAGGTGAGCGCATGAATCTGATTCAGTACTTGCGGGACTCGCGTGCGGAACTCGCGCGTGTCACCTGGCCGACGCGCCAGGGGGTCATCGAGGGCACGCAGGCGGTGCTGATCTTCGTGATCGCCCTGACCCTGATCGTGTTCCTGATGGACACCGTGTTCAGCGCGTTGATCCGGGCGGTACTCCCGTGAGCATCGAGTGGTACGCCGTCCACACCTATGTGGGCCAGGAAGACCGCGTGGAGCAGCACCTGATGGAGCGTGCCCGCAAACTGGGCATGCTCCACACCAAGATCTTCCAGGTGCTGCAGCCTACCGAAGAAGCGGTCGAACTGCGTGAGGGCGGCAAAAAGGAAACCGTTCGCCGCAAGCTCTTCCCGGGCTACGTCTTCGTGCAGATGGATGTCGAGGACGACGACGCCCCGGGTGAACTGGGTGAGTCCTGGGAAGTTGTGCGCGGCACAAACGGCGTGACGGGTTTCGTGGGCACGGCCACCCGCCCGGTGCCCCTTTCCCCCGAGGAGGTGCAGCGCCTGCTCGCTTCGGTGGGCGTGGCCGCCCAGCCCCAGGAAGAGGCGCCGACCCGCGTCAAGGTGGACCTCAAGCCCGGCGACATGGTCCGGGTGACGGGTGGCCCCTTTGCCGACTTCAGCGGTGTGGTGAGCGAGATTAACGCCCCGCAGGCCAAGGTCAAGGTGCTCGTCAG from Deinococcus apachensis DSM 19763 includes the following:
- the nusG gene encoding transcription termination/antitermination protein NusG — translated: MSIEWYAVHTYVGQEDRVEQHLMERARKLGMLHTKIFQVLQPTEEAVELREGGKKETVRRKLFPGYVFVQMDVEDDDAPGELGESWEVVRGTNGVTGFVGTATRPVPLSPEEVQRLLASVGVAAQPQEEAPTRVKVDLKPGDMVRVTGGPFADFSGVVSEINAPQAKVKVLVSIFGRETPVELDFAQVSK
- the rpmG gene encoding 50S ribosomal protein L33 yields the protein MAKDGPRIIVKMESTAGTGFYYTTTKNRRNTQAKMELRKYDPVAKKHVVFKEKKV
- the secE gene encoding preprotein translocase subunit SecE — its product is MNLIQYLRDSRAELARVTWPTRQGVIEGTQAVLIFVIALTLIVFLMDTVFSALIRAVLP
- the tuf gene encoding elongation factor Tu, translated to MAKGTFERTKPHVNVGTIGHVDHGKTTLTAAITFTAAAMDPTVEKLAYDQIDKAPEEKARGITINTAHVEYNTPTRHYSHVDCPGHADYVKNMITGAAQMDGAILVVSSADGPMPQTREHILLARQVGVPYIVVFMNKVDMVDDEELLELVEMEVRELLSKYEFPGDDLPVIKGSALQALEALQANPKTSRGENQWVDRIWELLDAIDSYIPTPERDTDKTFLMPVEDVFTITGRGTVATGRVERGVVKVQDEVEIIGLRDTKKTTVTGIEMHRKLLDQGMAGDNVGVLLRGVARDDVERGQVLAKPGSIKPHTKFEASVYVLSKDEGGRHSAFFGGYRPQFYFRTTDVTGVVELAEGVEMVMPGDNVTFTVELIKPIAMEEGLRFAIREGGRTVGAGVVTKVLE